The following proteins are co-located in the Carassius gibelio isolate Cgi1373 ecotype wild population from Czech Republic chromosome A9, carGib1.2-hapl.c, whole genome shotgun sequence genome:
- the LOC128020061 gene encoding tumor necrosis factor receptor superfamily member EDAR-like: MIQRGGRTPSQLLLLVSSMCFVSAEYLSCGENEFYNHTISSCQPCPQCQPGQEPNMNCGYGTKDEDYSCVVCPAGKFSKGKYEICRRHKDCDSLYRATVLTPGTLESDAECGPCLPGYYILENRPRNIYGMVCHSCQNAPRNIRECMQSTPPSSGRAPSVSSSSTTIFPHAEKDPTGQGHLATALIIAMSTIFIMAIAIVMIIMFYILKTKPSGQACCSGQIIKTVEAQTNKQEEKKEVQETVVIFSEKDEFDKLKPSSPKTVKSENDASSENEQLLSRSMDSDEEAAQDKQGSADLCLLSLVHLTRDKTCSTNTINTTINNNTTNTSSRATGIHSRRKKILDLYTRACSVAEGLSPTELPFDCLERSSRMLSATYSTDKAVVKTWRHLAESFGLKRDEIGGMTDGMQLFDRISTAGYSIPDLLTRLVQIERLDAVETLCFDILGNSVPPSSHHPNLSSRCASV, from the exons ATGATCCAGAGAGGAGGACGGACACCATCTCAGCTTCTTCTGCTG gtgtccAGCATGTGTTTTGTGAGTGCTGAATACTTGAGCTGTGGAGAAAATGAGTTTTATAATCACACAATCAGCAGCTGCCAACCCTGCCCTCAGTGTCAGCCGGGACAAGAGCCCAACAtg AACTGTGGTTACGGCACTAAAGATGAGGACTACAGCTGCGTGGTGTGTCCGGCCGGGAAGTTCTCCAAAGGCAAGTACGAGATCTGCCGGCGACACAAAGACTGCGACTCTCTGTACCGCGCCACGGTCCTGACGCCGGGGACTCTGGAGAGCGACGCCGAGTGTGGACCGTGTTTACCGGG GTACTACATCCTGGAGAACCGTCCTCGTAACATCTACGGCATGGTGTGTCACTCGTGTCAGAACGCTCCTCGAAACATCAGAGAGT GCATGCAGTCGACTCCGCCGTCATCAGGACGAGCTCCCAGCGTGTCGTCCAGCAGCACCACCATCTTCCCACACGCAGAGAAAG ATCCAACAGGACAAGGTCACCTAGCAACGGCCCTCATCATCGCCATGTCAACCATCTTCATCATGGCCATCGCTATAGTGATGATTATCATGTTCTACATCCTGAAGACCAAACCCAGCGGACAAG CATGCTGCTCTGGACAAATAATAAAGACAGTAGAAGCCCAAACAAACAAGCAGGAGGAGAAGAAGGAGGTCCAAG AAACTGTGGTGATCTTTTCAGAAAAGGACGAGTTTGATAAGCTCAAGCCTTCTTCTCCAAAAACAGTGAAGAG TGAGAACGACGCGTCGTCGGAGAACGAGCAGCTCTTGAGTCGCAGCATGGACAGTGATGAAGAAGCAGCTCAGGACAAACAGGGAAGCGCTGACCTCTGCCTTCTGTCTCTGGTGCATCTGACACGGGACAAGACCTGCTCCACCAACACCATCAACACCACCATCAACAATAACACCACCAACACCAGCAGCAGAGCCACCGGG ATTCACAGCCGAAGGAAGAAGATCCTGGATCTGTACACGAGAGCCTGCAGTGTCGCAGAGG GTCTGAGTCCCACCGAGCTCCCGTTCGACTGTCTGGAGCGCAGCAGCCGGATGCTCAGCGCCACCTACAGCACAGACAAGGCAGTGGTGAAGACGTGGAGACACCTGGCTGAGAGCTTCGGCCTGAAGCGTGACGAGATCGGAGGCATGACGGACGGCATGCAGCTGTTCGACCGCATCAGTACAGCGGGATACAGCATCCCTGACCTCCTGACCCGTCTGGTGCAGATCGAGAGACTGGACGCCGTCGAGACCCTCTGCTTCGACATCCTGGGGAACAGCGTCCCCCCGTCCAGCCACCATCCCAACCTGAGCTCGCGCTGCGCCAGCGTCTGA